Proteins encoded in a region of the Sporocytophaga myxococcoides DSM 11118 genome:
- a CDS encoding STAS domain-containing protein: MKYTIEKTEKYSLVQLHEEKLTSATAPELKSELVKLNAEGSKNIILDMNDVKYVDSSGLSSILVGNRLCDNEQGMFVLTGISDHVMKLIKISHLDNILNLIPTVEESVDAIFMNELEKNLRAENKEE, encoded by the coding sequence ATGAAATATACGATTGAAAAAACAGAGAAATACAGTCTTGTTCAACTTCACGAAGAAAAACTGACTTCTGCTACTGCACCTGAGTTAAAATCAGAATTAGTTAAATTAAATGCAGAAGGTTCAAAAAATATCATTCTTGACATGAATGACGTGAAATATGTCGATTCTTCAGGACTAAGCTCTATTCTTGTGGGAAATCGCCTTTGCGATAACGAACAAGGAATGTTTGTTTTGACCGGAATTAGCGATCATGTAATGAAACTGATTAAAATTTCTCATCTTGACAATATTCTGAATTTAATCCCCACTGTAGAAGAGTCTGTGGATGCGATATTCATGAATGAACTGGAGAAAAATCTTAGGGCTGAAAACAAAGAAGAATAA
- a CDS encoding ribonuclease Z — protein MPFEIKILGSNSATPVFNRHHSSQLLTINNQLFLIDCGEGTQLQLIKYKIRFTKINYIFISHLHGDHYLGLVGLLSTMHLNGRTKDLYLFGPPGLDEIITIQLKYSETFLNFKIIFTELDTTAQKVILDLDNLTIETIPLIHRIKCCGFLIKEKPKKRKIDKTKVPDHLTPLQIIALKEGEDVVDKEGHLLKSELYTFPARKSRSYAYCSDTAYNPAMFGQIEGVDMLYHEATFLHDMESRAKETHHTTALQAAWTAREVKAKTLLLGHFSARYKDIEPHLVEAKTIFQNSFLAEEGLLFTIDDEPL, from the coding sequence TTGCCTTTTGAGATTAAAATACTAGGCTCTAATTCAGCCACTCCTGTCTTTAACAGACATCATTCTTCGCAGTTACTTACAATCAACAACCAGCTATTTCTAATTGATTGTGGAGAAGGGACACAACTTCAGCTGATCAAATACAAGATCAGGTTTACAAAGATTAACTATATATTCATATCTCACCTGCACGGAGATCATTACCTTGGTCTCGTTGGCTTGCTGAGTACCATGCACTTAAATGGGAGGACAAAAGACTTATATCTTTTCGGTCCTCCCGGGCTGGACGAAATCATTACAATCCAGCTGAAATATTCAGAGACTTTCCTAAACTTTAAAATCATTTTTACCGAACTAGATACAACGGCTCAAAAAGTCATTCTGGATTTGGATAATCTGACGATAGAGACCATACCTCTGATACACAGAATAAAATGCTGTGGTTTTCTTATCAAAGAAAAGCCCAAGAAAAGAAAAATTGATAAAACCAAAGTTCCTGACCACTTAACTCCTCTTCAGATAATTGCTTTAAAAGAAGGAGAAGATGTAGTGGACAAAGAAGGACATTTGTTAAAAAGCGAACTATATACATTCCCTGCCAGAAAAAGCAGAAGCTATGCTTATTGTTCTGACACTGCATACAATCCGGCTATGTTCGGACAAATCGAAGGTGTGGACATGTTATACCATGAGGCTACCTTCCTTCATGATATGGAAAGCCGGGCAAAAGAAACCCACCATACTACAGCTCTTCAGGCTGCATGGACTGCCAGAGAAGTAAAAGCTAAGACTTTATTGTTAGGTCACTTTTCTGCAAGATACAAGGATATTGAACCTCACCTAGTAGAAGCAAAAACCATCTTCCAAAATTCCTTTCTTGCCGAAGAAGGATTATTATTCACAATAGATGATGAACCGCTATGA
- a CDS encoding queuosine precursor transporter, protein MKNTISGKKMNLFIFLTGIFLVNALTAEIIGPKIFSLEALLGFKPAQIPFWNNIKLDFNLTAGAIIWPVVFITTDIINEYFGKDGVKKISYLAAALIAYGFGVIYLATDLPPAEFWIKINNTDHSGTPFNIDYAYGKIFRQGFGIMIGSILAFLISQLLDAYVFHTIKNKTGGKGIWLRATLSTLVSQLIDSFLVLYIAFYIFGGESQWSLSQVFSVGIINYIYKFGVAIILTPLLYVAHYLIDIYLKDSNTENALALD, encoded by the coding sequence ATGAAAAACACCATTTCCGGGAAAAAGATGAATCTATTCATCTTCCTGACAGGAATTTTCCTGGTTAATGCTCTTACTGCTGAAATCATCGGGCCAAAAATATTTTCACTTGAAGCACTATTAGGCTTCAAACCAGCTCAGATTCCTTTTTGGAATAATATAAAACTTGATTTTAACCTCACAGCTGGCGCCATCATTTGGCCTGTAGTATTTATAACTACAGACATTATCAATGAATATTTCGGAAAAGATGGAGTAAAAAAAATCAGCTACCTTGCAGCAGCTCTAATCGCTTATGGGTTTGGTGTCATCTATCTTGCTACCGACCTCCCCCCTGCTGAATTTTGGATCAAGATCAATAATACAGATCATTCAGGCACTCCATTTAATATTGACTACGCATATGGCAAAATCTTCAGACAAGGCTTTGGAATTATGATTGGCTCTATTCTAGCCTTCCTGATTAGCCAGCTGCTGGATGCATACGTATTTCATACTATTAAAAATAAAACCGGAGGTAAAGGAATCTGGTTGAGAGCAACCCTTTCAACACTTGTGTCCCAACTCATTGACAGCTTCCTGGTACTTTATATAGCCTTTTATATCTTCGGAGGAGAGTCACAATGGTCCTTATCACAAGTCTTTTCCGTGGGAATCATTAACTATATCTATAAATTCGGAGTGGCAATAATCCTCACTCCATTACTTTATGTTGCCCATTACCTGATAGATATTTACCTGAAAGATTCTAATACAGAAAATGCATTGGCTCTGGACTAA
- a CDS encoding TrmH family RNA methyltransferase encodes MISRNKQKLIKSLQIKKYRKLHQMFLVEGAINVKELLESDFKIEHLFVTSQFFEENEALIKSSLVTFEYTDEKELTEVGTLESNNAALAVVRMKEEQALKVNKGEFVLILDEVRDPGNLGTLIRIADWYGISKVICSEQCAEHYNPKVISATKGSFIRVKMHYCDLKIYLKDLNLAGVKVFGAFLNGENIHKVSFPETGAILLGNEASGINEDLESFVTDKITIPRFGGAESLNVAVASAVILDNVRRS; translated from the coding sequence ATGATTTCCAGAAATAAACAAAAACTTATCAAATCTTTACAAATTAAGAAATACCGTAAACTGCACCAAATGTTTTTAGTTGAAGGTGCTATAAATGTTAAGGAATTATTAGAGTCAGACTTTAAGATTGAACATCTTTTCGTTACTTCTCAATTTTTTGAAGAAAATGAAGCTCTGATAAAATCCTCTTTAGTCACTTTTGAATATACTGATGAGAAAGAATTGACCGAAGTCGGTACATTGGAAAGTAATAATGCGGCACTGGCTGTTGTGAGAATGAAAGAGGAACAAGCTTTGAAGGTGAATAAAGGAGAGTTTGTTCTTATACTTGACGAAGTAAGGGATCCGGGAAATCTTGGTACATTAATTCGAATCGCAGACTGGTATGGGATTTCAAAGGTAATTTGCAGTGAACAGTGTGCGGAACACTATAATCCTAAAGTTATTTCGGCTACCAAGGGCTCTTTTATTCGTGTAAAAATGCACTACTGTGATCTGAAAATTTATCTTAAAGATTTGAATCTTGCCGGAGTAAAAGTTTTTGGTGCATTTCTCAACGGAGAAAATATTCATAAAGTAAGTTTTCCTGAAACAGGGGCAATATTGCTAGGGAATGAAGCTTCCGGAATAAATGAGGACTTGGAAAGTTTTGTAACAGATAAAATTACAATACCTCGTTTTGGAGGTGCAGAATCTTTAAATGTAGCTGTAGCAAGCGCAGTTATTCTTGATAATGTGAGAAGAAGTTAA
- a CDS encoding BamA/TamA family outer membrane protein, whose translation MSNFKSIYYILFIGSTLFFTFACSPTKQLKENEYLLYRQTIKGNRKIPYDDLSVYYKQIPNRKFLGTTPYVAIYYLGKRNYDSLKTANKRDSIAKKYDQKIEAAQKPKKRRRLEDRKEKRLEVLNKNLKDGNWLMRVPGEKPVIYDSAQMNLTEKQMKYYLHSQGYFLSDVTSDADTSGKKISVVYKIHEGDYYKIKSIKYSIKDKKIDSLVNANLKDSPLKINNRYKESDVSDERERLTKLLKDKGYFDFSRQYIFFKLDSTIGNKWITMEILIQNPSGQDSHNQYTISQIYFNTDLSPRKEKTRDTLEYRGIHYIFYDKRFSKKLLNSKMSFHPGDLYNQSKIQITQRQLGSMDMYRFVNINFEKNKDSAQTLTAFINTSPLQKYQLTQEYGVNVGQAFYPGPFGNITIRARNFLKGYEVYETSFRYSIDAQYGFSDSTGVFRTQEYGVNTSVAFPQIFIPTQLRFKFKEYAPRTKLLTGYNFVMRPEYTRQTIRGALTYSWMPSIFKQYNVSPIDINIINSVKSTNFTNYLAKLDSSGNKLSVSFRPAFVTSFNAYFVYNNSEFGKIKKSKYFKPFVEIGGLIPALLRQTDSTLFGLQYFEFIRLNSDLRFYRPVGKFNVIATRINAGIARPFGNSAKNGNFVLPYEKYFFAGGSNSIRAWRPRRLGPGSWKDPINGYKFEQPGEILLEASLEYRFNIFSFFDGAVFADAGNTWTFNYDETRPGSQFKLDSFYKQIALGIGYGIRLNFSFLILRFDIGSKIYDPGEPEGKRFIGPKLIKYPPFGISNQTALNIGIGYPF comes from the coding sequence GTGTCGAATTTTAAGTCAATATATTATATTTTATTCATAGGAAGTACGCTTTTTTTTACCTTCGCCTGCTCACCAACAAAGCAACTTAAAGAAAACGAGTACCTTCTGTATAGACAGACTATTAAGGGAAACAGAAAAATTCCTTATGATGATCTCTCTGTCTATTATAAACAGATTCCTAACAGGAAATTTTTAGGTACAACACCATATGTTGCTATATACTATCTTGGTAAAAGGAATTATGATTCACTGAAAACTGCCAATAAAAGAGATTCTATTGCGAAAAAATATGATCAGAAAATAGAAGCTGCCCAAAAACCTAAAAAACGTCGAAGACTTGAAGACCGGAAAGAGAAGCGGCTTGAGGTTTTAAACAAAAACCTCAAAGATGGCAACTGGCTGATGAGGGTTCCCGGTGAGAAACCGGTTATTTACGATTCAGCCCAGATGAATCTGACAGAAAAACAAATGAAATACTACCTTCATTCTCAGGGCTATTTTCTTTCGGATGTAACTTCTGATGCAGATACTTCAGGTAAAAAAATTTCTGTTGTATATAAAATACATGAAGGTGATTACTATAAGATAAAATCTATTAAATATTCTATTAAAGATAAAAAGATAGACAGCCTGGTTAACGCTAATCTTAAGGACTCTCCATTAAAAATCAACAACAGATATAAAGAAAGCGATGTCTCAGATGAAAGGGAAAGACTAACAAAATTACTTAAGGATAAGGGGTATTTCGATTTCAGCCGACAATATATATTCTTTAAATTGGATAGCACTATTGGCAACAAATGGATAACCATGGAAATCTTGATTCAAAACCCTTCAGGTCAGGATTCCCATAATCAGTATACTATCTCTCAGATTTATTTTAACACAGACCTCTCTCCCAGGAAAGAGAAAACAAGAGACACGCTGGAATATAGAGGAATTCATTATATATTCTATGACAAGCGTTTTTCCAAAAAACTGTTAAACTCCAAGATGAGTTTTCACCCAGGTGATCTTTACAACCAGAGTAAAATTCAGATAACCCAAAGGCAGCTTGGGAGTATGGATATGTATAGGTTTGTCAATATAAATTTTGAAAAAAATAAAGATTCGGCTCAAACACTTACTGCTTTTATTAACACCAGTCCTTTGCAAAAATATCAATTGACTCAGGAATATGGTGTCAATGTCGGACAGGCATTTTACCCGGGCCCTTTCGGAAACATCACCATCAGGGCTAGAAATTTCCTGAAAGGATATGAAGTATATGAAACCTCATTCAGATATTCTATTGATGCACAATATGGATTTTCAGACTCAACTGGAGTTTTCAGAACGCAGGAATATGGAGTCAATACAAGTGTTGCATTTCCTCAGATTTTCATTCCTACACAATTGAGGTTTAAATTCAAAGAATATGCTCCGAGAACAAAACTACTTACCGGATATAATTTTGTAATGCGCCCTGAATATACAAGACAAACTATCAGAGGTGCTTTGACCTATAGCTGGATGCCAAGTATTTTTAAACAATACAATGTCTCACCTATAGACATCAATATAATCAATTCTGTAAAGAGTACTAATTTTACGAATTACCTTGCTAAGTTAGACAGTTCCGGAAATAAATTAAGTGTCAGCTTTAGACCTGCTTTTGTTACAAGCTTCAATGCCTATTTCGTCTATAATAACAGTGAATTTGGCAAAATCAAAAAATCAAAATACTTTAAGCCTTTTGTTGAAATCGGAGGATTAATTCCTGCTCTTTTAAGGCAAACAGACTCTACACTCTTTGGTTTGCAGTATTTCGAATTTATACGCCTAAATTCCGATTTGAGGTTTTATCGTCCTGTAGGCAAATTTAACGTAATTGCCACACGAATAAACGCTGGTATTGCCCGGCCTTTCGGAAATTCCGCAAAAAATGGAAATTTTGTTTTACCTTATGAAAAATACTTCTTTGCCGGAGGAAGTAATAGTATCAGAGCCTGGAGACCTCGGAGATTAGGCCCCGGTTCATGGAAAGATCCTATAAACGGTTACAAATTTGAACAACCAGGAGAAATTTTACTTGAAGCGAGTTTAGAATACAGGTTTAATATTTTCAGTTTCTTTGATGGTGCAGTATTTGCTGATGCCGGAAACACATGGACATTTAACTATGACGAAACAAGGCCGGGAAGCCAGTTCAAACTTGATTCTTTTTACAAACAAATTGCCTTAGGCATAGGCTATGGCATAAGACTCAACTTTTCTTTCCTGATTCTCAGATTCGATATCGGATCCAAAATTTATGATCCGGGAGAACCTGAAGGAAAAAGATTTATAGGTCCGAAATTAATAAAATATCCGCCATTTGGAATTTCCAACCAAACAGCTCTTAATATTGGTATCGGGTATCCATTCTAG
- the hemF gene encoding oxygen-dependent coproporphyrinogen oxidase, producing MNRIEIENFFKGLQDRITKALEKCDGKASFEEDNWTRAEGGGGRSRVIQNGNVFAKGGVNFSAIWGPAPEKITKALQVNGNEFYATGVSIVIHPQSPMVPIIHMNVRYFEMNDGTWWFGGGIDLTPHYINSEDAVYFHNNLKEVCDRYHSSYYSQFKEWADNYFFIPHRNETRGIGGIFFDRLSEDREKGISKEDRFAFVQDVGNLFAPLYIEIVNRNKEKPYSEAEKKWQSLRRSRYVEFNLVYDKGTKFGLDTNGRTESILMSMPPSANWEYNYSAPEGSREAETTSLLRKGINWVNNK from the coding sequence ATGAATAGAATAGAGATAGAAAACTTTTTCAAAGGGCTGCAGGACAGAATCACCAAAGCATTGGAAAAATGTGACGGTAAAGCATCCTTTGAAGAAGATAATTGGACAAGAGCAGAAGGCGGAGGAGGTAGAAGCAGAGTAATTCAAAATGGTAATGTTTTTGCTAAAGGAGGTGTTAATTTTTCCGCAATATGGGGGCCAGCTCCTGAGAAGATTACCAAGGCTCTGCAAGTAAATGGAAATGAATTCTATGCTACTGGAGTTTCTATTGTAATCCACCCTCAATCTCCTATGGTACCAATTATTCATATGAATGTTAGGTACTTTGAAATGAATGACGGCACTTGGTGGTTTGGAGGAGGAATAGATCTTACCCCCCATTATATTAACTCTGAAGATGCAGTTTATTTTCACAACAATCTTAAAGAGGTTTGCGACCGCTACCATTCTTCATACTATAGTCAATTCAAAGAGTGGGCGGACAACTATTTTTTCATTCCTCACAGAAATGAAACTAGAGGTATAGGAGGCATATTTTTTGATCGCCTTTCAGAAGACAGGGAAAAAGGAATTTCAAAAGAAGACAGGTTTGCATTTGTGCAGGATGTTGGAAATCTTTTTGCGCCTCTTTATATAGAAATAGTAAACAGAAATAAAGAGAAGCCCTACTCTGAAGCTGAGAAGAAATGGCAAAGTTTGAGACGTAGCAGATATGTAGAATTTAACCTTGTTTATGACAAAGGAACAAAATTTGGGCTTGACACCAATGGCCGTACAGAATCAATACTTATGAGTATGCCACCCTCTGCCAATTGGGAATATAACTATTCAGCACCAGAAGGAAGCAGAGAAGCTGAAACAACTTCCCTGCTAAGAAAAGGTATCAATTGGGTTAATAATAAATAA
- a CDS encoding phosphatase PAP2 family protein, protein MLETLDKWDKVLMLYLNALHSPALDGTMIFLSAKAVWIPLYLLIIGIIIKIYRKKSVVVILVIISLIGASDFITSSIIKPLVKRERPCHNKEINPKLYIPIGCGGAYGFVSSHSANTFALATILLLISRKKIWCLLYLWAFSVAYSRIYLGVHYPGDIICGAVIGIILAFVFYLIYKNLNTKAAIQRLQ, encoded by the coding sequence ATGCTGGAAACATTAGACAAATGGGATAAAGTTTTAATGCTTTATCTCAATGCCCTTCATTCTCCCGCACTTGATGGTACAATGATTTTCCTCTCAGCTAAAGCGGTCTGGATACCCTTATACTTACTTATTATCGGAATAATAATTAAGATCTACAGAAAAAAATCCGTAGTAGTTATTTTAGTCATTATTTCACTAATCGGCGCATCGGATTTTATTACTTCCTCCATAATAAAACCTCTTGTCAAAAGGGAAAGGCCGTGTCATAATAAGGAAATTAACCCAAAGCTTTATATACCGATTGGTTGCGGAGGAGCATATGGATTTGTCTCATCCCACTCTGCCAATACATTTGCCTTGGCAACCATTCTATTGCTTATTTCCAGAAAAAAAATCTGGTGTCTGCTCTATTTATGGGCATTTTCAGTTGCTTACAGTCGTATCTACCTGGGGGTTCATTACCCTGGAGATATTATTTGCGGCGCTGTAATCGGTATTATCCTTGCCTTTGTATTTTACCTGATTTATAAAAACCTTAATACAAAAGCAGCGATTCAACGTCTACAATAA
- a CDS encoding LytR/AlgR family response regulator transcription factor, translating to MDCLIVDDEEMSRNMVQHFVQQTDSLKLVGVCTSGIEAANVLSKTKVDILFLDVEMPEMSGYELIKSLDDPPLVVLITSKREHAAEAFEYKVVDYLLKPLTYARFLIAVGKVKEMLEMQQIRLTNRNELYVRSEQRFVKINLTDILYIEALADYIMIFTSNNNKYIVHSTMKGFQARLPKENFARVHRSYIVNTDKIEAIENLFILINNKQIPIGASYKDEFMGRLNLL from the coding sequence ATGGATTGCTTAATTGTCGATGATGAAGAAATGTCCAGAAATATGGTTCAGCATTTCGTTCAGCAAACGGATTCCTTAAAGCTCGTTGGTGTTTGCACTAGTGGAATTGAAGCTGCGAATGTTTTGAGTAAAACAAAAGTAGATATTCTGTTCCTGGATGTGGAAATGCCCGAGATGTCTGGGTATGAACTTATCAAATCCCTTGATGATCCTCCGTTGGTTGTGCTTATTACTTCAAAGAGAGAGCATGCTGCAGAAGCATTTGAATATAAAGTTGTGGATTATTTACTTAAGCCGCTTACTTATGCAAGGTTTCTAATTGCAGTCGGAAAGGTGAAAGAGATGCTGGAAATGCAGCAAATTCGTCTTACTAATAGAAATGAACTTTATGTTCGAAGCGAACAAAGGTTTGTGAAAATTAACCTGACGGATATATTGTATATTGAAGCTTTGGCTGATTATATCATGATCTTCACTTCAAATAACAATAAATATATTGTACATTCCACCATGAAAGGTTTCCAGGCAAGGTTGCCTAAAGAAAACTTTGCAAGGGTGCACAGATCATATATTGTTAATACAGATAAAATCGAGGCTATTGAAAATCTTTTCATTCTCATCAATAATAAGCAGATACCTATTGGTGCTTCTTATAAAGATGAATTTATGGGAAGACTCAATTTATTGTAG
- a CDS encoding riboflavin synthase has protein sequence MFTGIIETLGRVVSVEALQGNLRFKIEASFANELRPDESVSHNGVCLTVTNVNRQDNTFDVTAIEETLNKTNLGTLKQGDFVNLERAMPASGRFDGHVVQGHVDQIGICQEVVNSNGSWVFTFEFDPSKNGIVVEKGSICVNGISLTVVNAGKNSFSVAIIPYTYEHTNIKFVEKGTIVNLEFDILGKYIQKILADRFS, from the coding sequence ATGTTTACTGGAATTATTGAAACGTTGGGACGGGTTGTTTCCGTAGAAGCCTTACAAGGAAATCTCAGGTTCAAAATTGAAGCTTCTTTTGCAAATGAGCTAAGACCTGATGAAAGTGTCTCTCATAACGGTGTTTGTCTTACCGTGACGAATGTCAATAGACAAGATAATACTTTTGACGTAACAGCTATTGAGGAAACCTTGAATAAAACTAATCTGGGAACTCTTAAGCAGGGAGATTTTGTAAATCTGGAAAGGGCAATGCCTGCCTCTGGCCGTTTTGACGGTCATGTGGTTCAGGGCCATGTAGATCAGATAGGTATTTGCCAAGAAGTTGTCAATAGTAATGGGAGCTGGGTATTTACATTTGAATTTGATCCTTCAAAAAATGGAATCGTTGTTGAAAAAGGTTCTATTTGTGTAAATGGAATAAGTTTAACTGTTGTAAATGCTGGGAAAAATTCTTTTTCAGTTGCTATAATTCCTTATACTTACGAACATACAAATATTAAATTTGTTGAAAAAGGGACGATAGTAAATCTGGAATTTGATATTTTAGGAAAATATATTCAGAAAATACTTGCAGACAGGTTTTCTTAG
- a CDS encoding sugar transferase translates to MKKKYHIFSYITLDFLAAVIAWLFFFFLRKYILEENGRQFSMLLIRNALVIGTYWVVFYAFFGFYRDIYQKSRVKEVMLLLTTTFLGCVIVFFILFLDDAGVNRYTAYYKTFISYFLTQFTLTTILRVALISRIKKLIKNKKLSFKGIIIGSDKRAKDILLEIQKNASIIGVDVVGFVRVHQENGREMEQELECLGGYTSLSSIISENKIEHVIIAVEPNEHDRISEILGLLTGKKIRISIIPDVYHLLLGSVKIHQVFGVPLIEINQDLIPLWQKIVKRGVDIVAAILVLTLGFPFLLFVSLMTKYTSKGPIFYLQERIGKDGKPFKIIKFRSMYVNSEMMGPALSSTDDVRITPWGKFMRKTRIDEFPQFFNVLIGEMSLVGPRPERHYFIDQIVKHAPHYIHLHRVRPGITSLGQVKFGYAENVDQMVKRLKYDILYIENMSLAMDFRIILYTVLIMIQGRGK, encoded by the coding sequence TTGAAAAAAAAATACCATATCTTTAGCTATATCACGTTAGATTTTTTAGCCGCTGTAATAGCGTGGTTATTTTTTTTCTTTTTAAGAAAATACATATTGGAAGAAAATGGCAGGCAGTTTAGTATGCTATTGATCAGAAACGCCTTGGTTATAGGTACCTATTGGGTTGTATTTTATGCTTTTTTTGGATTCTACAGAGACATATATCAGAAGTCAAGAGTAAAAGAAGTTATGCTTTTGCTTACCACAACTTTTCTGGGATGTGTTATAGTCTTTTTTATTTTATTTCTTGATGACGCCGGCGTTAACCGGTACACAGCTTATTATAAAACTTTTATATCATACTTCTTAACTCAGTTTACGCTCACCACTATTTTGAGAGTTGCTTTAATTTCAAGAATTAAAAAACTTATAAAAAATAAAAAGCTGAGTTTTAAAGGTATTATTATTGGTTCAGACAAACGGGCCAAAGATATACTCCTTGAAATACAGAAAAATGCATCTATAATCGGTGTTGATGTAGTCGGTTTTGTAAGAGTTCATCAAGAGAATGGGAGGGAAATGGAACAGGAACTGGAATGTCTGGGGGGCTATACAAGTCTCAGTTCTATAATTTCCGAAAATAAAATTGAGCATGTGATTATAGCTGTAGAACCTAATGAACATGATAGAATTTCTGAGATACTGGGTCTGTTAACAGGCAAAAAAATCAGAATAAGCATTATTCCGGATGTATATCATTTGTTATTAGGTTCTGTAAAAATACATCAGGTATTTGGAGTCCCACTAATTGAGATCAATCAGGATCTTATTCCTTTATGGCAGAAAATTGTGAAGCGGGGTGTGGATATTGTGGCTGCAATTTTGGTGCTGACCTTAGGTTTTCCATTTTTGTTGTTTGTTTCTCTTATGACAAAATATACATCCAAAGGTCCAATATTTTATTTGCAGGAAAGGATTGGTAAAGATGGGAAGCCTTTTAAGATTATTAAATTCAGAAGTATGTATGTGAATTCTGAGATGATGGGGCCAGCCTTGTCTTCTACAGATGATGTAAGAATTACTCCTTGGGGAAAATTTATGAGGAAAACCAGGATAGATGAATTTCCTCAATTTTTTAATGTGTTGATTGGTGAAATGTCTTTGGTTGGACCAAGGCCCGAAAGGCACTATTTTATCGACCAGATTGTAAAGCATGCACCGCATTATATTCATTTGCATAGAGTTCGTCCGGGAATTACTTCTTTAGGGCAGGTGAAATTTGGTTATGCTGAAAACGTAGATCAAATGGTGAAAAGACTTAAATATGATATTTTGTATATAGAAAATATGTCCCTGGCAATGGATTTCAGAATTATACTTTACACTGTTCTCATTATGATTCAGGGCAGAGGAAAATAA
- a CDS encoding protein-L-isoaspartate(D-aspartate) O-methyltransferase, whose amino-acid sequence MEDNYKTQGLRRQLIKKLKDKGINDEEVLKAVEKVPRHFFFEKAFLEHAYEDKAFPIGEGQTISQPYTVAFQTSLLEIKKGDKVLEIGTGSGYQSSILLEMGAKLYTIEYLKPLYEKAKAFLHSQKYKVNVFCGDGTLGLPQFAPYNKILVTAGAPHVPEKLVEQLAPGGILVIPVGDEETQHMIKIIKTSDNQIKQERHGIFRFVPLTGKDGW is encoded by the coding sequence ATGGAGGATAATTATAAAACGCAAGGGCTAAGAAGGCAATTGATTAAAAAACTGAAAGACAAAGGAATAAACGATGAGGAAGTATTAAAAGCAGTTGAAAAAGTACCTCGTCATTTTTTCTTTGAGAAAGCTTTTCTCGAACATGCATACGAAGATAAGGCATTTCCAATAGGAGAAGGACAGACAATTTCCCAACCTTATACGGTGGCTTTTCAAACTTCACTTCTGGAAATAAAAAAGGGGGATAAAGTCCTTGAAATCGGAACTGGGTCAGGATATCAAAGCAGTATACTTCTTGAAATGGGTGCTAAGCTTTATACTATTGAGTACCTAAAACCTCTGTATGAAAAGGCTAAAGCTTTTTTACACTCTCAAAAATACAAAGTTAACGTCTTTTGTGGCGATGGAACATTGGGTTTGCCGCAATTCGCCCCTTACAATAAAATTCTGGTAACTGCCGGTGCTCCGCATGTACCTGAGAAGCTCGTTGAACAGCTTGCTCCAGGGGGAATACTTGTAATTCCTGTAGGTGATGAAGAAACCCAACATATGATCAAGATCATTAAAACTTCAGACAATCAAATAAAACAGGAACGGCATGGTATTTTCCGCTTTGTTCCTTTAACCGGAAAAGACGGTTGGTAA
- a CDS encoding acyl-CoA thioesterase: protein MTELVLPNDTNPLHNLMGGKMMHWMDIVSAISAQKHSNSVVVTASVDNVSFSSPIKLGNVVTLTAKVTRSFSTSMEVHIEVWAEDIPSGTKIKSNEAFFTFVAMDGNGNPRRVPELVPETEKEKSFYESAMRRRELRLVLAGRLKAQDATELRSLFKE from the coding sequence ATGACAGAATTGGTTTTACCTAACGATACAAATCCCCTACACAATCTGATGGGAGGAAAAATGATGCACTGGATGGATATTGTATCTGCAATTAGTGCACAAAAACATTCGAACAGCGTGGTTGTGACTGCCTCTGTTGACAATGTATCATTTTCCAGTCCGATTAAACTTGGGAATGTAGTAACTTTAACTGCGAAAGTCACAAGATCATTTTCAACTTCTATGGAAGTGCATATAGAAGTGTGGGCAGAAGACATTCCTTCAGGGACTAAAATTAAGAGCAATGAAGCTTTCTTTACTTTCGTGGCAATGGATGGAAATGGAAATCCGAGAAGAGTTCCGGAGCTTGTCCCTGAAACGGAAAAAGAAAAAAGTTTTTATGAAAGCGCTATGAGAAGAAGAGAACTGAGGCTAGTTCTGGCGGGCAGATTAAAAGCACAAGATGCTACTGAACTTCGCTCACTTTTTAAAGAATAG